Proteins from one Fragaria vesca subsp. vesca linkage group LG6, FraVesHawaii_1.0, whole genome shotgun sequence genomic window:
- the LOC101304210 gene encoding disease resistance response protein 206-like, which produces MSSFPFFILFTIFSTFFLSTDGVLIRQFFKADQNKDETSHLHFFFHDILSGKTPSAVRIIGSQNSGFGSTLMIDDALTEKQDPKSKIIGRAQGFYSVAAQQEFALLMVMNFVFVEGKYKGSSISILGRNPVMNDVREMPIVGGTGLFRFARGYVLAHTVWFDANTGDAIVEYNVYVSQTS; this is translated from the coding sequence ATGTCTTCGTTTCCTTTCTTCATTCTCTTCACAATCTTCTCCACCTTTTTCCTTTCCACTGATGGAGTTCTAATCAGGCAATTCTTCAAGGCAGATCAGAATAAAGATGAAACGAGCCACCTCCACTTTTTCTTCCATGACATTCTTAGTGGCAAAACTCCAAGTGCTGTGAGAATTATCGGCTCGCAAAACAGCGGCTTCGGTAGTACCTTGATGATTGATGATGCACTCACCGAAAAGCAAGATCCCAAGTCAAAGATCATCGGACGAGCGCAAGGATTTTACTCCGTGGCTGCACAACAGGAGTTTGCACTACTTATGGTCATGAATTTTGTGTTTGTGGAGGGCAAGTACAAGGGGAGTAGCATTAGCATTCTCGGGAGGAATCCAGTGATGAACGATGTGAGGGAGATGCCGATTGTTGGAGGCACCGGATTGTTTCGGTTTGCTCGTGGCTATGTTTTAGCACATACGGTTTGGTTTGATGCAAATACAGGAGACGCCATTGTTGAGTACAATGTTTATGTGTCACAGACCTCATGA